CAATATGAGTCGCATAGGTTTGTTTCCATCTGCGAAGCCAACAAGACACGGTGATATACTCGAGATGTTAGCTAGCCACGAGCTGTCTCCTGTCATGTGATGAGACGCGCCCGTGTCTAGTATTAAGTCTCCGTGTCTGAGCTTACCATTAAGCTTGTCCGAAGGTGCGCGAGTCCTCTCACTTATCATCTGAGACAATACCTTCCACTGTTCATCTGAAAATTCTGGGAATGAGGATGAGTTTGATGTTGTGGCGTGTGCAGCGTTTGCTCGAGCACCAGAGTTTCTTGGACGATCAGCGCTGGAAGATCCACGACCTCTACTACCTCGAGATCCTCCTCTGTTTCCTCCATCACTTCCTCTGTTTGGGGGACGCTCTTCCCACCATTCAGGAAATCCAATAACTTGCCAGCAACCTGATTTGTCGTGACCTCTACGCCCGCAGTGTGTGCATTGAGGAACTCTTCTTCCACCGTTGGGACGCAAGCTTGTTTGATCAGCTTCCGTTTTAGCGACAAAACCCACAGCAGTTTGTTGCTCCTCACGATCTTTAGCTAAGTTCAGGTGCTGCTCTTCTCTAACAATTTTCGCATAGATTTCTCCTATTTCCATGTCGAGATCGGAAGAGATGACTGTTTGGCAGATCGTGCCAAAACGGCTTTCATCTAATCCCATTACGAACTGATGCATCTTCTCTGTTTCTCTGGTCTTTTCTATCTCTGCAGCCGCAGAACATGTACAGTTTGGAAGAGGCTGATACATGTCGAGTTCTTCCCACAATTTAGACAAACGTCCGAAAAAATCGATCACAGATTTTCCTTCTTGACGACACGACGCAAGCTGCTCCTTCAGATGATTTACACGAACTTTGTTACCAGCCGAGAACCGTTTACGCAGACTCTCCCAAAGTTTGTCTGAGTCCTGCACAAACGTCACCGTGGACCGTACGCGAGGTTCTATGGACGTTCTGATCCATCTCACGATCATGGAGTTGACAGAGAGCCAAAGCTCCAGGTTGGGATCATCTGAAGCAGGCTTAGGAACAGAGCCATTGACGAAACCTAACTTGCGATTTCCTCGCAAAGCGTTGGTCATCTCACTTGACCATTCACTGTAATTTTCTCCAGTTAACGTCACAGACGTTATCATAGCTCCCGGATTATCGGAGGCATGAAGAGAGTACGGCGTTGCGGCTTCAACACCTTTGACTTTAGACATCTCGCTTTTATCTTTAGGAGAGTTGTCTCCTTCAACCATGACTGATATGGGGCTCCGGTCTTGAAACACCCAACAATTTCTTCACAATCTCAACTTTAGTCTCAGAAAAAAAAACCTTCTGATACCATATAGAATATTGAGAACTTGATAACTCGACTTTCTTATTGACTTAGGTTAAACTTTACATTGTATATATACATCAACGACATCTCAAGAATAGGAATATATCCCAAGATAAATGGTAAATATCCTAAAGGAATAATAGGAATATGTCATTATCCTAATGTGACTCCTAATAAAACCCCCTTAATTGAGGTCATTTGCATAATAAACTGTAACGATAATTCATCGACATTTTAAATAATTATTAGATCTCACTAAAAATGTTTCAAGTGTTGCGTGGAGTCAGGCCTTTTCTTTGTCAATTTTCAAGACATTCTACAAAAAATATTAAAGAAAAAACTGGCCAGCAAAAAAGAGAGTAAAATAGTTTGATGGCTTCTCAAATCCTTACCACAATCATAGATCGTAGATGGTATATTGCTAATATCAATACTAGTGTTGGATAAATTGACAAATAGTGCGGTAATTTAAACGACTTGCGAGGAAGACAAACATGCCCTACTAATAACCTAGCAGAAAAACACATATACGACTTTTGTTTAAATCTTTTATTTCTCATATCAGAAATCACATGAACCACGTACGTCTGGTCTTGGATAAGATAGTATTCTTACTGGGCACAAAGAGACAAGATCGCCGTTCGACAACTCTCTTCTTGTGTGATAAATCACATGTACAATGTTGCTTTCTTGTACGAAACAAAATCATATTGTCAAGTTTAGTAGTTTGCACAAATATTTTCTTGCCGTATCGATATTTTTCTTTTTTTTTGAGCAAACACACTTTCATTCCAACTTAAAAGTCTACACTCCATTAGAGGAGGTTAAGTTTAGCAATGAGAGGGCTAATTTTGCCACCGAATCAGCCATCACATTACTTAAACATGGTACATATGAAAAGAAAATAACATCAAACAGCAAACTAAAGTGATAGATGTCGAATAAAATGCCGAACAAAGCTGGTACCGAGCCTCTCTCCTTCAAAAGCTTCACCAAGGACTGAGAATCAGACAGTATCACCAGGGATTTAATATTCAACGAGGCGGCATACATAACCGCCGAACGGATGGCGAGGCATTCAGCCATAAGTGCCGATGAAACAAAGCGACGCGAGTCGCTAATGGGATCAGGGTAAGCGCGAGAGCCCTCTCCCGAGAAGATCCCATCTGTGCCACAGTTTCTAGTAATGGCATCCCAAGCGCCATCTACATAACAGAGCATAGTACCTTGCNNNNNNNNNNNNNNNNNNNNNNNNNNNNNNNNNNNNNNNNNNNNNNNNNNNNNNNNNNNNNNNNNNNNNNNNNNNNN
This genomic interval from Brassica oleracea var. oleracea cultivar TO1000 chromosome C2, BOL, whole genome shotgun sequence contains the following:
- the LOC106324359 gene encoding uncharacterized protein LOC106324359 — protein: MVEGDNSPKDKSEMSKVKGVEAATPYSLHASDNPGAMITSVTLTGENYSEWSSEMTNALRGNRKLGFVNGSVPKPASDDPNLELWLSVNSMIVRWIRTSIEPRVRSTVTFVQDSDKLWESLRKRFSAGNKVRVNHLKEQLASCRQEGKSVIDFFGRLSKLWEELDMYQPLPNCTCSAAAEIEKTRETEKMHQFVMGLDESRFGTICQTVISSDLDMEIGEIYAKIVREEQHLNLAKDREEQQTAVGFVAKTEADQTSLRPNGGRRVPQCTHCGRRGHDKSGCWQVIGFPEWWEERPPNRGSDGGNRGGSRGSRGRGSSSADRPRNSGARANAAHATTSNSSSFPEFSDEQWKVLSQMISERTRAPSDKLNGKLRHGDLILDTGASHHMTGDSSWLANISSISPCLVGFADGNKPMRLILEFYH